A portion of the Calliphora vicina chromosome 5, idCalVici1.1, whole genome shotgun sequence genome contains these proteins:
- the LOC135959872 gene encoding antitrypsin-like isoform X4 encodes MLLKVKISRILCIFAILLLISPSPTLSVRQPKTSNNMADTHFNKGLETFGVRLFSELVKTNRQKNIVFSPFSIQTCIAMARMGAEGKTALEMDEGLALAAQNPEDMANNYHAILAIYENSPILKIANKIYVMQNYEVQEKFNELLTKQFFSSAESLNFANSDSAAKTINTWVEGKTNNLIKDLVSPQVLNADTRLVLVNAIHFKGEWVHQFPEKDTREMDFYLDETNTVKVQMMHINKRFRYGELPALDATALEMPYKDSDLSMLIILPNSRTGLADLEEKLKNVSLPDLTQHMYSTKVIVDMPKFKAEFEVELAEPLKKLGMSRMFSSDAEFGKMLKSNEPLQVSKVIHKAFIEVNEKGTEAAAATAMLMMKCSLPMFEDPPKHFNINKPFYYVLQNINGIVLFKGTVKQF; translated from the exons atgttattgaaag TCAAAATTTCACGAATACTTTGCATTTTTGCTATTCTCCTTCTTATCTCACCTTCTCCCACACTCTCTGTCCGACAGCCCAAAACCTCAAATAACATGGCCGACACGCACTTCAACAAAGGTTTGGAGACATTTGGAGTTCGCCTATTCTCGGAATTGGTGAAGACCAATCGTCAGAAAAATATTGTCTTTTCGCCCTTCTCCATACAAACATGCATTGCCATGGCACGTATGGGAGCCGAGGGTAAGACAGCTCTCGAAATGGATGAGGGCTTGGCATTAGCTGCCCAAAATCCCGAAGACATGGCAAATAATTATCACGCAATATTGGCCATATACGAAAATAGTCCCATTCTTAAAATAGCCAACAAGATTTATGTCATGCAAAACTATGAAGTGCAGGAGAAATTCAATGAATTGTTAACCAAGCAATTCTTTTCATCGGCTGAGTCTCTTAACTTTGCTAATAGCGATTCAGCTGCCAAGACCATAAACACTTGGGTTGAAGGTAAAACCAATAATTTGATTAAGGATCTCGTTTCTCCTCAAGTATTAAATGCCGACACCCGTTTGGTCTTGGTTAATGCTATACACTTTAAGGGTGAATGGGTGCATCAATTCCCCGAAAAGGATACCAGAGAAATGGATTTCTATTTGGATGAGACCAACACCGTTAAAGTGCAAATGATGCATATAAATAAACGTTTCCGTTATGGAGAGTTACCAGCATTAGATGCAACTGCCTTGGAAATGCCCTACAAAGATTCGGATCTTTCCATGCTGATCATTTTACCCAATTCGCGTACCGGTTTGGCGGATTTGGaggagaaattaaaaaatgtttctctGCCCGATTTAACCCAACATATGTATTCGACAAAGGTTATTGTGGATATGCCCAAATTCAAGGCTGAATTTGAAGTTGAATTGGCAGAGCCCTTGAAAAAG TTGGGCATGAGCCGCATGTTTTCAAGTGATGCTGAGTTTGGCAAAATGTTAAAATCCAACGAACCCTTGCAAGTTTCCAAGGTTATTCATAAGGCTTTCATTGAGGTCAATGAAAAGGGCACTGAAGCTGCTGCTGCTACCg CCATGCTAATGATGAAGTGCTCGCTGCCCATGTTTGAGGATCCACCcaaacatttcaatataaataaaccaTTTTATTATGTCTtgcaaaatataaatggaaTTGTACTCTTTAAAGGAacagttaaacaattttaa
- the LOC135959872 gene encoding antichymotrypsin-2-like isoform X3, translated as MLLKVKISRILCIFAILLLISPSPTLSVRQPKTSNNMADTHFNKGLETFGVRLFSELVKTNRQKNIVFSPFSIQTCIAMARMGAEGKTALEMDEGLALAAQNPEDMANNYHAILAIYENSPILKIANKIYVMQNYEVQEKFNELLTKQFFSSAESLNFANSDSAAKTINTWVEGKTNNLIKDLVSPQVLNADTRLVLVNAIHFKGEWVHQFPEKDTREMDFYLDETNTVKVQMMHINKRFRYGELPALDATALEMPYKDSDLSMLIILPNSRTGLADLEEKLKNVSLPDLTQHMYSTKVIVDMPKFKAEFEVELAEPLKKLGMSRMFSSDAEFGKMLKSNEPLQVSKVIHKAFIEVNEKGTEAAAATAVICVTESLMINFDGPKYFNVNRKFYYILKTQQNMPVFVGELKSIY; from the exons atgttattgaaag TCAAAATTTCACGAATACTTTGCATTTTTGCTATTCTCCTTCTTATCTCACCTTCTCCCACACTCTCTGTCCGACAGCCCAAAACCTCAAATAACATGGCCGACACGCACTTCAACAAAGGTTTGGAGACATTTGGAGTTCGCCTATTCTCGGAATTGGTGAAGACCAATCGTCAGAAAAATATTGTCTTTTCGCCCTTCTCCATACAAACATGCATTGCCATGGCACGTATGGGAGCCGAGGGTAAGACAGCTCTCGAAATGGATGAGGGCTTGGCATTAGCTGCCCAAAATCCCGAAGACATGGCAAATAATTATCACGCAATATTGGCCATATACGAAAATAGTCCCATTCTTAAAATAGCCAACAAGATTTATGTCATGCAAAACTATGAAGTGCAGGAGAAATTCAATGAATTGTTAACCAAGCAATTCTTTTCATCGGCTGAGTCTCTTAACTTTGCTAATAGCGATTCAGCTGCCAAGACCATAAACACTTGGGTTGAAGGTAAAACCAATAATTTGATTAAGGATCTCGTTTCTCCTCAAGTATTAAATGCCGACACCCGTTTGGTCTTGGTTAATGCTATACACTTTAAGGGTGAATGGGTGCATCAATTCCCCGAAAAGGATACCAGAGAAATGGATTTCTATTTGGATGAGACCAACACCGTTAAAGTGCAAATGATGCATATAAATAAACGTTTCCGTTATGGAGAGTTACCAGCATTAGATGCAACTGCCTTGGAAATGCCCTACAAAGATTCGGATCTTTCCATGCTGATCATTTTACCCAATTCGCGTACCGGTTTGGCGGATTTGGaggagaaattaaaaaatgtttctctGCCCGATTTAACCCAACATATGTATTCGACAAAGGTTATTGTGGATATGCCCAAATTCAAGGCTGAATTTGAAGTTGAATTGGCAGAGCCCTTGAAAAAG TTGGGCATGAGCCGCATGTTTTCAAGTGATGCTGAGTTTGGCAAAATGTTAAAATCCAACGAACCCTTGCAAGTTTCCAAGGTTATTCATAAGGCTTTCATTGAGGTCAATGAAAAGGGCACTGAAGCTGCTGCTGCTACCg CTGTAATATGTGTGACGGAATCTCTAATGATTAATTTTGATGGACCTAAATATTTCAATGTTAATCGcaaattttactacattttaaaaactCAACAAAATATGCCTGTTTTTGTGGGAGAATTGAAAtctatttattaa
- the LOC135959872 gene encoding serine protease inhibitor 42Dd-like isoform X8: MLLKVKISRILCIFAILLLISPSPTLSVRQPKTSNNMADTHFNKGLETFGVRLFSELVKTNRQKNIVFSPFSIQTCIAMARMGAEGKTALEMDEGLALAAQNPEDMANNYHAILAIYENSPILKIANKIYVMQNYEVQEKFNELLTKQFFSSAESLNFANSDSAAKTINTWVEGKTNNLIKDLVSPQVLNADTRLVLVNAIHFKGEWVHQFPEKDTREMDFYLDETNTVKVQMMHINKRFRYGELPALDATALEMPYKDSDLSMLIILPNSRTGLADLEEKLKNVSLPDLTQHMYSTKVIVDMPKFKAEFEVELAEPLKKLGMSRMFSSDAEFGKMLKSNEPLQVSKVIHKAFIEVNEKGTEAAAATVISYDCLFPCFEVNKPFSMQIISRRSIIKYFQASIVDPT; encoded by the exons atgttattgaaag TCAAAATTTCACGAATACTTTGCATTTTTGCTATTCTCCTTCTTATCTCACCTTCTCCCACACTCTCTGTCCGACAGCCCAAAACCTCAAATAACATGGCCGACACGCACTTCAACAAAGGTTTGGAGACATTTGGAGTTCGCCTATTCTCGGAATTGGTGAAGACCAATCGTCAGAAAAATATTGTCTTTTCGCCCTTCTCCATACAAACATGCATTGCCATGGCACGTATGGGAGCCGAGGGTAAGACAGCTCTCGAAATGGATGAGGGCTTGGCATTAGCTGCCCAAAATCCCGAAGACATGGCAAATAATTATCACGCAATATTGGCCATATACGAAAATAGTCCCATTCTTAAAATAGCCAACAAGATTTATGTCATGCAAAACTATGAAGTGCAGGAGAAATTCAATGAATTGTTAACCAAGCAATTCTTTTCATCGGCTGAGTCTCTTAACTTTGCTAATAGCGATTCAGCTGCCAAGACCATAAACACTTGGGTTGAAGGTAAAACCAATAATTTGATTAAGGATCTCGTTTCTCCTCAAGTATTAAATGCCGACACCCGTTTGGTCTTGGTTAATGCTATACACTTTAAGGGTGAATGGGTGCATCAATTCCCCGAAAAGGATACCAGAGAAATGGATTTCTATTTGGATGAGACCAACACCGTTAAAGTGCAAATGATGCATATAAATAAACGTTTCCGTTATGGAGAGTTACCAGCATTAGATGCAACTGCCTTGGAAATGCCCTACAAAGATTCGGATCTTTCCATGCTGATCATTTTACCCAATTCGCGTACCGGTTTGGCGGATTTGGaggagaaattaaaaaatgtttctctGCCCGATTTAACCCAACATATGTATTCGACAAAGGTTATTGTGGATATGCCCAAATTCAAGGCTGAATTTGAAGTTGAATTGGCAGAGCCCTTGAAAAAG TTGGGCATGAGCCGCATGTTTTCAAGTGATGCTGAGTTTGGCAAAATGTTAAAATCCAACGAACCCTTGCAAGTTTCCAAGGTTATTCATAAGGCTTTCATTGAGGTCAATGAAAAGGGCACTGAAGCTGCTGCTGCTACCg TCATAAGTTATGATTGCTTATTTCCATGTTTTGAGGTCAATAAGCCATTCTCGATGCAAATCATCTCAAGAcgatcaataataaaatatttccaggCATCTATTGTAGATCCGACGTAA
- the LOC135959872 gene encoding antichymotrypsin-2-like isoform X9 — translation MADTHFNKGLETFGVRLFSELVKTNRQKNIVFSPFSIQTCIAMARMGAEGKTALEMDEGLALAAQNPEDMANNYHAILAIYENSPILKIANKIYVMQNYEVQEKFNELLTKQFFSSAESLNFANSDSAAKTINTWVEGKTNNLIKDLVSPQVLNADTRLVLVNAIHFKGEWVHQFPEKDTREMDFYLDETNTVKVQMMHINKRFRYGELPALDATALEMPYKDSDLSMLIILPNSRTGLADLEEKLKNVSLPDLTQHMYSTKVIVDMPKFKAEFEVELAEPLKKLGMSRMFSSDAEFGKMLKSNEPLQVSKVIHKAFIEVNEKGTEAAAATGMVIRKKRALVDLTEIKEFKIEHPFVFKILQNTSSETSAASATNLVLFTGQIGEIINSASSTTSTNEIKDEL, via the exons ATGGCCGACACGCACTTCAACAAAGGTTTGGAGACATTTGGAGTTCGCCTATTCTCGGAATTGGTGAAGACCAATCGTCAGAAAAATATTGTCTTTTCGCCCTTCTCCATACAAACATGCATTGCCATGGCACGTATGGGAGCCGAGGGTAAGACAGCTCTCGAAATGGATGAGGGCTTGGCATTAGCTGCCCAAAATCCCGAAGACATGGCAAATAATTATCACGCAATATTGGCCATATACGAAAATAGTCCCATTCTTAAAATAGCCAACAAGATTTATGTCATGCAAAACTATGAAGTGCAGGAGAAATTCAATGAATTGTTAACCAAGCAATTCTTTTCATCGGCTGAGTCTCTTAACTTTGCTAATAGCGATTCAGCTGCCAAGACCATAAACACTTGGGTTGAAGGTAAAACCAATAATTTGATTAAGGATCTCGTTTCTCCTCAAGTATTAAATGCCGACACCCGTTTGGTCTTGGTTAATGCTATACACTTTAAGGGTGAATGGGTGCATCAATTCCCCGAAAAGGATACCAGAGAAATGGATTTCTATTTGGATGAGACCAACACCGTTAAAGTGCAAATGATGCATATAAATAAACGTTTCCGTTATGGAGAGTTACCAGCATTAGATGCAACTGCCTTGGAAATGCCCTACAAAGATTCGGATCTTTCCATGCTGATCATTTTACCCAATTCGCGTACCGGTTTGGCGGATTTGGaggagaaattaaaaaatgtttctctGCCCGATTTAACCCAACATATGTATTCGACAAAGGTTATTGTGGATATGCCCAAATTCAAGGCTGAATTTGAAGTTGAATTGGCAGAGCCCTTGAAAAAG TTGGGCATGAGCCGCATGTTTTCAAGTGATGCTGAGTTTGGCAAAATGTTAAAATCCAACGAACCCTTGCAAGTTTCCAAGGTTATTCATAAGGCTTTCATTGAGGTCAATGAAAAGGGCACTGAAGCTGCTGCTGCTACCg GCATGGTCATAAGAAAGAAACGAGCTCTTGTTGATTTAACTGAAATCAAAGAGTTCAAAATTGAACATCCATTTGTGTTTAAGATTCTACAGAACACTTCATCTGAAACATCAGCAGCATCTGctacaaatttagttttatttactgGTCAAATTGGTGAAATTATTAATTCGGCCAGTTCCACAACCAGTACAAATGAAATCAAAGATGAActttaa
- the LOC135959872 gene encoding antichymotrypsin-2-like isoform X1 — translation MLLKVKISRILCIFAILLLISPSPTLSVRQPKTSNNMADTHFNKGLETFGVRLFSELVKTNRQKNIVFSPFSIQTCIAMARMGAEGKTALEMDEGLALAAQNPEDMANNYHAILAIYENSPILKIANKIYVMQNYEVQEKFNELLTKQFFSSAESLNFANSDSAAKTINTWVEGKTNNLIKDLVSPQVLNADTRLVLVNAIHFKGEWVHQFPEKDTREMDFYLDETNTVKVQMMHINKRFRYGELPALDATALEMPYKDSDLSMLIILPNSRTGLADLEEKLKNVSLPDLTQHMYSTKVIVDMPKFKAEFEVELAEPLKKLGMSRMFSSDAEFGKMLKSNEPLQVSKVIHKAFIEVNEKGTEAAAATGMVIRKKRALVDLTEIKEFKIEHPFVFKILQNTSSETSAASATNLVLFTGQIGEIINSASSTTSTNEIKDEL, via the exons atgttattgaaag TCAAAATTTCACGAATACTTTGCATTTTTGCTATTCTCCTTCTTATCTCACCTTCTCCCACACTCTCTGTCCGACAGCCCAAAACCTCAAATAACATGGCCGACACGCACTTCAACAAAGGTTTGGAGACATTTGGAGTTCGCCTATTCTCGGAATTGGTGAAGACCAATCGTCAGAAAAATATTGTCTTTTCGCCCTTCTCCATACAAACATGCATTGCCATGGCACGTATGGGAGCCGAGGGTAAGACAGCTCTCGAAATGGATGAGGGCTTGGCATTAGCTGCCCAAAATCCCGAAGACATGGCAAATAATTATCACGCAATATTGGCCATATACGAAAATAGTCCCATTCTTAAAATAGCCAACAAGATTTATGTCATGCAAAACTATGAAGTGCAGGAGAAATTCAATGAATTGTTAACCAAGCAATTCTTTTCATCGGCTGAGTCTCTTAACTTTGCTAATAGCGATTCAGCTGCCAAGACCATAAACACTTGGGTTGAAGGTAAAACCAATAATTTGATTAAGGATCTCGTTTCTCCTCAAGTATTAAATGCCGACACCCGTTTGGTCTTGGTTAATGCTATACACTTTAAGGGTGAATGGGTGCATCAATTCCCCGAAAAGGATACCAGAGAAATGGATTTCTATTTGGATGAGACCAACACCGTTAAAGTGCAAATGATGCATATAAATAAACGTTTCCGTTATGGAGAGTTACCAGCATTAGATGCAACTGCCTTGGAAATGCCCTACAAAGATTCGGATCTTTCCATGCTGATCATTTTACCCAATTCGCGTACCGGTTTGGCGGATTTGGaggagaaattaaaaaatgtttctctGCCCGATTTAACCCAACATATGTATTCGACAAAGGTTATTGTGGATATGCCCAAATTCAAGGCTGAATTTGAAGTTGAATTGGCAGAGCCCTTGAAAAAG TTGGGCATGAGCCGCATGTTTTCAAGTGATGCTGAGTTTGGCAAAATGTTAAAATCCAACGAACCCTTGCAAGTTTCCAAGGTTATTCATAAGGCTTTCATTGAGGTCAATGAAAAGGGCACTGAAGCTGCTGCTGCTACCg GCATGGTCATAAGAAAGAAACGAGCTCTTGTTGATTTAACTGAAATCAAAGAGTTCAAAATTGAACATCCATTTGTGTTTAAGATTCTACAGAACACTTCATCTGAAACATCAGCAGCATCTGctacaaatttagttttatttactgGTCAAATTGGTGAAATTATTAATTCGGCCAGTTCCACAACCAGTACAAATGAAATCAAAGATGAActttaa
- the LOC135959872 gene encoding antichymotrypsin-2-like isoform X7, translating into MLLKVKISRILCIFAILLLISPSPTLSVRQPKTSNNMADTHFNKGLETFGVRLFSELVKTNRQKNIVFSPFSIQTCIAMARMGAEGKTALEMDEGLALAAQNPEDMANNYHAILAIYENSPILKIANKIYVMQNYEVQEKFNELLTKQFFSSAESLNFANSDSAAKTINTWVEGKTNNLIKDLVSPQVLNADTRLVLVNAIHFKGEWVHQFPEKDTREMDFYLDETNTVKVQMMHINKRFRYGELPALDATALEMPYKDSDLSMLIILPNSRTGLADLEEKLKNVSLPDLTQHMYSTKVIVDMPKFKAEFEVELAEPLKKLGMSRMFSSDAEFGKMLKSNEPLQVSKVIHKAFIEVNEKGTEAAAATVMRIAPVSFVKRRFFNANHQFIYVIKGKQDLSYFFGRFMK; encoded by the exons atgttattgaaag TCAAAATTTCACGAATACTTTGCATTTTTGCTATTCTCCTTCTTATCTCACCTTCTCCCACACTCTCTGTCCGACAGCCCAAAACCTCAAATAACATGGCCGACACGCACTTCAACAAAGGTTTGGAGACATTTGGAGTTCGCCTATTCTCGGAATTGGTGAAGACCAATCGTCAGAAAAATATTGTCTTTTCGCCCTTCTCCATACAAACATGCATTGCCATGGCACGTATGGGAGCCGAGGGTAAGACAGCTCTCGAAATGGATGAGGGCTTGGCATTAGCTGCCCAAAATCCCGAAGACATGGCAAATAATTATCACGCAATATTGGCCATATACGAAAATAGTCCCATTCTTAAAATAGCCAACAAGATTTATGTCATGCAAAACTATGAAGTGCAGGAGAAATTCAATGAATTGTTAACCAAGCAATTCTTTTCATCGGCTGAGTCTCTTAACTTTGCTAATAGCGATTCAGCTGCCAAGACCATAAACACTTGGGTTGAAGGTAAAACCAATAATTTGATTAAGGATCTCGTTTCTCCTCAAGTATTAAATGCCGACACCCGTTTGGTCTTGGTTAATGCTATACACTTTAAGGGTGAATGGGTGCATCAATTCCCCGAAAAGGATACCAGAGAAATGGATTTCTATTTGGATGAGACCAACACCGTTAAAGTGCAAATGATGCATATAAATAAACGTTTCCGTTATGGAGAGTTACCAGCATTAGATGCAACTGCCTTGGAAATGCCCTACAAAGATTCGGATCTTTCCATGCTGATCATTTTACCCAATTCGCGTACCGGTTTGGCGGATTTGGaggagaaattaaaaaatgtttctctGCCCGATTTAACCCAACATATGTATTCGACAAAGGTTATTGTGGATATGCCCAAATTCAAGGCTGAATTTGAAGTTGAATTGGCAGAGCCCTTGAAAAAG TTGGGCATGAGCCGCATGTTTTCAAGTGATGCTGAGTTTGGCAAAATGTTAAAATCCAACGAACCCTTGCAAGTTTCCAAGGTTATTCATAAGGCTTTCATTGAGGTCAATGAAAAGGGCACTGAAGCTGCTGCTGCTACCg
- the Spn42Dc gene encoding serine protease inhibitor 42Dd isoform X1, producing MTSLITTALFLGLLISLNYNFIMAGTIAPSESASRNLFAADLFSVIVDKKSSENIVYSPASIQTCLALAYNGAEGETAEEMRKVLKLGQGNKTHVAEKYGEFLKTAFKQTKANEKAPQLKMANRLYVNDHLKVKTQFNKIAQDFFDSQAENVDFSQSQKVVEKINNWVAQQTENKIKDLLQADAVDGDTSAVLVNAIYFKAKWLHPFSEATTSKATFHLNSKQNMEVDTMYTDDRFGYVELPELQATALEMPYENSDISMLIILPNEIEGLEKLESKLRGVDLNDITSKMFVKSVDVFLPKFRLEFDINLKEPLNKLGLSSIFSQSANFSSLFDSPVPQRISEVKHKAFLDVNEAGSEAAAATYMKIVPMSLNLDQQTFRADHPFVFAIRSKTAVYFAGHVVKF from the exons atGACTTCATTGATAACTACAg CATTATTTTTAGGACTACTAATTTCCCTCAACTACAACTTCATAATGGCCGGTACAATTGCTCCCTCAGAATCGGCAAGTCGCAATCTATTCGCTGCCGATTTATTTTCCGTTATTGTGGATAAGAAATCTTCAGAAAACATAGTCTATTCACCAGCCTCCATACAGACTTGCCTGGCCTTAGCCTATAACGGTGCCGAAGGTGAGACAGCCGAAGAAATGCGTAAGGTCTTAAAACTGGGTCAAGGCAATAAAACACATGTTGCTGAAAAATatggtgaatttttaaaaacagcatTTAAACAAACTAAAGCCAACGAAAAAGCACCACAATTAAAAATGGCCAATCGTTTGTATGTGAATGATCACCTTAAGGTAAAGACACAATTTAATAAGATCGCCCAAGACTTTTTTGACTCACAGGCGGAAAATGTAGACTTTAGTCAAAGCCAAAAGGTTGtggaaaaaatcaataattggGTGGCCCAACAgacagaaaataaaataaaagatctCTTGCAAGCGGATGCTGTAGATGGTGATACTAGTGCTGTTTTGGTAAATGCCATCTATTTTAAGGCCAAATGGTTACATCCCTTTAGTGAAGCCACAACCAGTAAAGCAACTTTCCACCTAAACTCAAAACAAAATATGGAAGTGGATACCATGTATACAGATGATCGTTTTGGTTATGTTGAATTACCCGAATTGCAAGCAACAGCCTTGGAAATGCCCTATGAAAATTCCGATATTTCTATGTTAATTATACTACCCAATGAGATTGAGGGCTTGGAAAAGTTGGAAAGCAAACTAAGGGGTGTGGACTTGAATGATATCACCTCAAAGATGTTTGTAAAGAGTGTAGATGTATTTTTGCCCAAATTTCGTTTAGAATTTGATATTAATCTAAAGGAACCCTTAAACAAG ttgggCTTGTCCTCAATATTTTCTCAAAGTGCCAATTTCAGTAGTTTGTTTGATAGCCCAGTGCCTCAGAGAATATCGGAGGTTAAACATAAAGCATTTTTGGATGTTAATGAAGCTGGCTCTGAGGCTGCTGCTGCCACTT atatGAAAATTGTACCCATGAGCTTAAATTTGGACCAGCAAACTTTCCGTGCCGATCATCCATTTGTTTTCGCCATACGCAGCAAAACTGCTGTTTATTTTGCCGGCCACGTTGTAAAGTTTTAA
- the Spn42Dc gene encoding serine protease inhibitor 42Dd isoform X2: MAGTIAPSESASRNLFAADLFSVIVDKKSSENIVYSPASIQTCLALAYNGAEGETAEEMRKVLKLGQGNKTHVAEKYGEFLKTAFKQTKANEKAPQLKMANRLYVNDHLKVKTQFNKIAQDFFDSQAENVDFSQSQKVVEKINNWVAQQTENKIKDLLQADAVDGDTSAVLVNAIYFKAKWLHPFSEATTSKATFHLNSKQNMEVDTMYTDDRFGYVELPELQATALEMPYENSDISMLIILPNEIEGLEKLESKLRGVDLNDITSKMFVKSVDVFLPKFRLEFDINLKEPLNKLGLSSIFSQSANFSSLFDSPVPQRISEVKHKAFLDVNEAGSEAAAATYMKIVPMSLNLDQQTFRADHPFVFAIRSKTAVYFAGHVVKF; this comes from the exons ATGGCCGGTACAATTGCTCCCTCAGAATCGGCAAGTCGCAATCTATTCGCTGCCGATTTATTTTCCGTTATTGTGGATAAGAAATCTTCAGAAAACATAGTCTATTCACCAGCCTCCATACAGACTTGCCTGGCCTTAGCCTATAACGGTGCCGAAGGTGAGACAGCCGAAGAAATGCGTAAGGTCTTAAAACTGGGTCAAGGCAATAAAACACATGTTGCTGAAAAATatggtgaatttttaaaaacagcatTTAAACAAACTAAAGCCAACGAAAAAGCACCACAATTAAAAATGGCCAATCGTTTGTATGTGAATGATCACCTTAAGGTAAAGACACAATTTAATAAGATCGCCCAAGACTTTTTTGACTCACAGGCGGAAAATGTAGACTTTAGTCAAAGCCAAAAGGTTGtggaaaaaatcaataattggGTGGCCCAACAgacagaaaataaaataaaagatctCTTGCAAGCGGATGCTGTAGATGGTGATACTAGTGCTGTTTTGGTAAATGCCATCTATTTTAAGGCCAAATGGTTACATCCCTTTAGTGAAGCCACAACCAGTAAAGCAACTTTCCACCTAAACTCAAAACAAAATATGGAAGTGGATACCATGTATACAGATGATCGTTTTGGTTATGTTGAATTACCCGAATTGCAAGCAACAGCCTTGGAAATGCCCTATGAAAATTCCGATATTTCTATGTTAATTATACTACCCAATGAGATTGAGGGCTTGGAAAAGTTGGAAAGCAAACTAAGGGGTGTGGACTTGAATGATATCACCTCAAAGATGTTTGTAAAGAGTGTAGATGTATTTTTGCCCAAATTTCGTTTAGAATTTGATATTAATCTAAAGGAACCCTTAAACAAG ttgggCTTGTCCTCAATATTTTCTCAAAGTGCCAATTTCAGTAGTTTGTTTGATAGCCCAGTGCCTCAGAGAATATCGGAGGTTAAACATAAAGCATTTTTGGATGTTAATGAAGCTGGCTCTGAGGCTGCTGCTGCCACTT atatGAAAATTGTACCCATGAGCTTAAATTTGGACCAGCAAACTTTCCGTGCCGATCATCCATTTGTTTTCGCCATACGCAGCAAAACTGCTGTTTATTTTGCCGGCCACGTTGTAAAGTTTTAA